In Penaeus monodon isolate SGIC_2016 chromosome 7, NSTDA_Pmon_1, whole genome shotgun sequence, the following are encoded in one genomic region:
- the LOC119574868 gene encoding nuclear receptor subfamily 2 group E member 1-like, which yields MLTEVMTEVEKMDLRLPARGPATTKCRILYDIPCKVCQDHSSGKHYGIFACDGCAGFFKRSIRRQRQYVCKSKADGGCLVDKTHRNQCRACRLSKCIQAGMNKDAVQHERGPRNSTLRRQMSLYFKEAGSDSPPPPPRPRSTTPPEPAHTRSSPPVISHMPPISVSAHLPLPFPPPPPPPIHAALDLKIGVTPRHLPTTPTTTAHSDLPRPPPPEISALTLDRMHALTTRTTTLLAPTPKYPHELAVPIVSSPDTVCETAARLLFMNVRWAKHLPAYTALPFRDQLMLLEEGWRELFVLSAAQFLLPVEAGPLLASSGLSGESSERLLPILQDIKLFQDILAKFKAMCVDPTEYACLKAIVLFKTVWENASGDVKGLRDLGAVAALQDQAQLTLNKYITTAYPTQPFRFGKLLLLLPSLRAVGSRTIEELFFRRTIGAIPIERIICDMYKTADF from the exons ATGTTGACGGAGGTGATGACTGAAGTGGAGAAGATGGACCTGAGACTCCCAGCGCGGGGGCCTGCGACGACCAAAT gTCGCATCTTGTACGACATCCCCTGCAAGGTGTGTCAGGACCATTCCTCGGGGAAGCACTACGGAATCTTCGCCTGTGACGGATGCGCGGGGTTCTTCAAG AGGTCGATCCGCCGTCAGCGCCAGTACGTGTGCAAGAGCAAGGCCGACGGAGGGTGCCTGGTGGACAAGACGCATCGAAATCAGTGTCGCGCTTGCAGGCTGTCCAAGTGCATTCAGGCCGGCATGAACAAGGATG CCGTGCAGCACGAACGAGGTCCCCGTAATTCCACGCTTCGCCGCCAGATGTCTCTGTACTTCAAGGAGGCAGGATCggactcacccccacccccaccacgccCACGAAGCACCACGCCCCCAGAGCCCGCCCACACTCGCTCCTCCCCGCCTGTCATCAGCCACATGCCGCCCATATCGGTGAGCGCCCACCTTCCCCTGCCGttccctccgccgccgccgccgcccatcCACGCCGCCCTCGATCTCAAGATTGGCGTCACACCCCGACACCTTCCCACCACGCCCACCACCACCGCCCACTCCGACCTCCCGCGCCCGCCGCCCCCGGAGATATCGGCGCTCACTCTGGACAGGATGCACGCCCTCACCACCCGCACCACCACGCTCCTTGCGCCGACGCCCAAG taTCCTCACGAACTGGCCGTCCCTATTGTGAGTTCGCCGGACACGGTGTGCGAGACGGCCGCGAGACTCCTCTTCATGAACGTCCGCTGGGCCAAGCATCTCCCCGCCTACACTGCCCTGCCGTTTAGGGATCAG ttgatgctcttggaggaagGATGGCGGGAGCTCTTTGTCCTCTCGGCTGCTCAGTTCCTCCTGCCCGTGGAAGCTGGACCTCTGTTGGCCTCGTCCGGCCTCAGCGGAGAGTCCTCGGAACGCCTGCTGCCCATCCTGCAGGATATCAAGCTCTTCCAAGACATTCTCGCCAAGTTCAAGGCCATGTGCGTGGACCCTACTGAGTACGCGTGTCTGAAAGCGATCGTTCTCTTCAAGACAG TGTGGGAAAACGCAAGCGGAGACGTGAAAGGCCTGCGCGACCTGGGTGCGGTGGCCGCTCTCCAGGACCAAGCTCAGCTCACGCTCAACAAGTACATCACTACAGCTTACCCGACCCAGCCCTTCAG ATTCGGgaagctgctgctgctcctgcctTCCCTCCGGGCCGTGGGCTCCCGCACCATCGAGGAACTCTTCTTCAGGAGGACCATCGGCGCCATTCCCATCGAGCGAATCATCTGCGACATGTACAAGACGGCTGATTTCTGA